Below is a genomic region from Granulicella sp. L56.
CGGGTTGATGTCGACGGCCTTATGCAGGTTCTGCAAGCCATCGGTGACGAGGTCCGTATTCTGGTCCTTCATCTTCTGGCAGGCACCCTTGCTCTTCTTCACGTTGCCGTTGGCGTCGTCCGTGAGACCGTCAGCCGCAAGAATCGAGATCATGTTCTTGTACGACTGCATCCAGTCCACCACGCCGATGGTGTAATACGCCTCGGGATCGTTAGGATCCAGCGCAATGACCTTCTTCTCGTACTCTTTGGCAGGCTCGAACCGCTTGATGTTGCGGTTGATCGATGCCATCTGCCGCAGTGCTGTCAGGTTGTTCGGATCATGCGCGAGGGTCGCCTGAAAACCGTCCAGGGCTTTCTGAGCAACCGCGATGTTTTCCGGTGTATCGAGGTTCGGCACCACCTGATACGAGTAGGCCGTGGCGAGATACAGCTTCGCGTCCTCGTAGTTCGGGTCGAGCGCGATCGAGTTCTGGAAGTGATTCACCGCTTCTTCATATTGAGCGTTCTTAAAGGCCTGTACACCCTTGGTGAGCTGGTCGCGTGCCTTCAGGCGGTTGCATCCAGTTACAGAACCAAGCAGCAGCGCCAGCAAAGCTGCAGTAACCGGAATCCGTGCGGTTAATTTCATGGGGTGTATCGTCTCCTTCAAAATAGGCGCGTTGATCTCTGGGACAAAAAAATGATATATCGAATTCTTCAGCTTACCCGCTTGATTGTAATGTTATACGCCCCAGCGTGGCTAGAGGACGCATCGTTTGTCTTACTAAACAGAATTTTGATAGGACAAGCAATGGGCGGCAGCTCCATAGCCACCGCCCATCGCCCGAATTTCAATACGGGCCGCTCACTGGCCTGCTGCAACCCTTGGTGTAATCATGGCGATTGTGTCGACCCCGGCCTGATGGCCAAAGTCAATCACCTCGGCTATCTTCGAGAAGTCAAGGTCCTTGTCGCCCTTGATGAACAACACCTTTTCATTTCGTGTCGCGTAGATCTGCTCCAATTGCGATTCGATCTGCGATTTATTGAAAGACGTCTCATTGATCTTGTATGCAGGAGCGCCCGCGCCATTCGACAGCACCTGAAGGACGACGGTGCGATCGTTCGGCTGGTCTTGTGTCTTGTTCTTGGGTGGCTGCGGCACCTGCGTCTGTAGGCCTCGCGGCGTTACCGGGACAATCACCATGAAGATGATCAGCAACACCAGGAGAACATCGATAAGCGGGGTTACATTGATCTCGGAAACCGCTCCGCCCGAAGTTCCAGTGCTCATGCTCATAACAAATCTCCTTGTCTACTCTGGCTGCCCGAGATGAATCGGGTCGGCCGCCTTACAAACGATGATCTACTTGCCCGTCATTACGTCGGTGTCATTGTTCTGCTCCGTGAGAAGCCCCAACTGGTTGACGCCGGCTGCGCGGATGCCATCGATAGCATCCATGACCTTGCCAAAGTTGGCGCGCTGATCCGCGCGCATGTAGACCTCTTTGTCGGTCTTCTTTTCCAGAAGTGTTGAGATCTTGGGGCCAAGGTCGTCCATAGTAACCTGGCTGGCGCCGAGAAACATCCTGCCATCCCGCGTAACAGCCACAGTGACAGCATCTTCCTTGTTGGCGTTCTCCATCACGATTGCCGAAGCGGCAGTCGGCAGGTCCACGTTGACCTTATTGTTCAGCATGGGGGTGATAACCATGAAGATAATCAGCAGCACCAGCATCACGTCCACCATCGGCGTCACGTTGATGTTTGAGTTGACCTTCTTGCCTTCATCCCGCTTATTGATGCCCATAACGTTGGCTCCGTCCGGTTTGTCCGGCTTTGCGATTTCCCTGCGGTCCTACGATCCCTGCGGTAGCACTCTGCCCTTCGAACGCCGTTCGCTGGCGGCGTCCGAAGGGCCTCGGCTGAGGCGTGATTCTCGCAGGCTTGCTTCTTGCTGCTACTTCCTAACTACATATTGCTTGATGACTCTTTACCGGTGGCTCTGCTTGATGAAATAGTCCACCAGCTCGCTGGAGCTGTTGTCCATCTCGACATCGAACGATTCCACCTTGCCGGTGAAGTAGTTGAACGTCATAACGGCGGGGATGGCGACGAGCAGACCCATGGCGGTCGTCACCAGGGCTTCCGAGATACCACCGGCGACTGCGCCGATACCGGAGGTCTTCTGGGTTGCGATCTGCTGGAAGGCGTTGAGAATACCGACGACGGTTCCGAACAGTCCGATGAACGGCGCGGTCGAACCGATGGTCGCCAGACCGCCGAGACCACGCTTCAGCTTGGCATGGACGATCGCCTCAGAACGCTCGAGAGCGCGCTTGGAGCTTTCCACCTGCTGCTCGGTGATGTTGCCGCCGGAACCGAAGCTGCGGAACTCCTGCAGGCCGGCCGTGACGACCTCTGCGAGGTGCGACTTCTTGGAGCGGTCAGCAACCTTGATCGCCTCGTCGAGACGGCCATCCTTCAACGCACCGGCAACCTTCGGCGCGAACTCGCGGGACTGCTTGCGGGCCGCCGAGAAGTACAGGGCGCGATCGATGATGACAGCTAGCGACCAGATCGACATGATGAAGAGGACGATAACGACGCAGCGGGCCAGCCAGCCCATGTTGCCCCAGAGACCGAGAACAGTGAAGCTGACCTGGGCATCGTCGAAAAAGAGACCGAGCGAAGCGGGTACGTGAGCGAAATTTGCGAGATGAGCGAGAATCACTTGGATATTTCCTCCTGGTGTAAATCTATTCTTCTGAAGCTTGACCCGTGAATCCCCCGAACGTGCGATGAAGCTTCAGGGAGGCTCACGGATAGACGATGCTGAGCCTGCAAAGGTTGTTCTAGCCGCCCATATTGAAGTTGACGGACACGGTCGTATCGACTTCCGTGGGGTCGCCATTCAGAATGTAAGGCTTATAGCGCCAGGTACGAACGGCATCGACCGCACTGGCCCGCAACATCTCCGGCCCGCTGATCACCGTCAAGTTCGTAATGGTTCCCGTCTTGGAGATGATGGCGTGCAGAACGACCGTACCGGATACATGCGCTGCGCGAGCGATCGGAGGATACGTCGGGTTGACCCCGCCGATCTTCGAGCCCGCGACCACACCGCTGGATACCCGAACCGGGCCCTTTGGCTTCTCAACGCGCACTACCGGGGCCGGCGCATTTCCGATGCCGCCCATGACGCCTCCGGGGACACCGGTGCCGCTACCCATACCACTCATACCGGCAACGCCTGCAACCTGCGGAGCAGCGTCTTCCTTCAGCATCTTGATGTCCTTGGGGATCTTGGTCGGGGCATGAAGGCCCTGGTCGATCTCAGACACCATCTTGATCGGCTTGACGATCTGCTGCGGTGGTGGTGGCGGAGGAGGCGGAGGAGGCGGAGGAGGAGCCGACAACATTGCTGTCAACGCGGTATGCGGCAGCGCGTCAGGATACAGCAGCGGAATCAGGATCATGGTCGCCACGATCAAAGCGTTGAAAATCAGCGTCCCAATCATCCAGTACTTGGACTTGGTCTTGATCTTCCCGCTGGACTCGATCATTGAATCTTCAAACATAATATGCAGCCTCTTTACTGTGAAGAAGAGCTATGTTTCTTAGACACCGCCCCGTCAGGATTTGTTCCCGCATGAGATCCAAGCCGAGATCGCACCCCGGAAACCACCCAAACGCCCTACGTTCTGGCCCGCTTTGCCGCTGGCAGAACGGCCGTCTTGCCCCGCTTTGTCCGCCACTGCTGGTACGCCACCAACATCGGTGCCGCCACGGCAATGGAGGAGTACGTCCCAATCAAGATACCGATGACGAGCGCGAAGGAAAAGCCATTCAACACCTCGCCACCAAACAGATACAGACAGAGCACGGTCAGAAACGTCAGGCCCGAGGAGATCACGGTCCTGCTCAAAGTCTGATTGATGCTCCGGTTCACCAGATCGGCCAAGGGTTCCCTCCGCGACAGCGCGAGGTTCTCGCGGATGCGGTCGAAGACGACAATCGTGTCGTTCATCGAGTAGCCGATCAGGGTGAGAATTGCAGCGATAACGGTAAGCGATATTTCCTTGTTCGTCAAACTAAACGCGCCAATGGTAATCAGGGTGTCGTGAAAGACCGCCGCGACCGCCGCCACGCCATAGATCAGCTCAAAGCGGAACCAGAGATAAATCAGCATCCCCAGCAGCGAATAAAGGGTGGCCTCGATGGCCTGTTCCTGCAACTGCTTGCCCGCCGTGGGGCCGACAATCTGGACCTGCTCGATGGTGAAGCCGGAGTCATGGTAATTGGCCGACAGCGCATTTTCGACGGCCTCACGCCCGGCATCGTGCGCGGTGTCGGACGCCGTGGATTCAGGCAGCGAGATGATGACCTTGTTGGCCGCATGACCGCTGGGATCGCTGACGCGCTGGATGGTGAAGTCGCGGACACCAGCCTGGTCCATCGCATGACGGACGTGCTCTTCGTTCGGCATCTGGGTGAAGTCGACGCGGATCTGCGTTCCGCCCTTGAAGTCGACGCCCAGCGGAATGTGATGCCAGAACGCCATGCTGAGAATGCCGGCGATCGAAAAAATCAGTGAAAATCCCAGGAAATACCACTTCTTCCCGAGCCAGTCGATATTCGGATTATGAAACAGTTCCACGCTCTTTAACCTCTTTGACTGCTAGCTTCCAGCCATTAGCTTTCTAAATCGACAGCGATGCGAGCTAAATCGACAACGATGCGCCGCGTTCTTTTCTCTCCAGAATGGCGTCGAAGATCACTCTGGACACATAGACCGCCGTAAACAGGTTGGCCAGAAGGCCGAATACCAGTGTCACAGCAAAGCCCTGTACCGGCCCCGATCCAAACAGGAACAGGATCGCCGCCGACACAATGGTCGTGACGTGAGTATCGAAGATGGTCGTCCAGGCATGGGCAAAGCCCTGCTGCACGGCGACCGGGGTGCTCTTGCCATTGCGCATCTCTTCACGGATGCGCTCGAAGATCAGGACGTTCGAGTCGACGCCCATACCAATCGTCAGGATGACGCCCGCGATGCCCGGCAGCGTGAGCGTAGCTCCTGCGAATCCCATGAAGCCCAGCAGAATCACCAGGTTGAGGATCAACGCAAGGTCCGCATTGATGCCAGCGCCCTTGTAGTAGATCAGCATGAAGATCATGACCGCCAACATACCGGCAACGGCGGCGATAACGCCCTGACGAATGGAGGCTGCACCAAGGCTCGGGCCGACCACGCGCGTCTCCAGATAAGAGATCGTGGCAGGCAGTGCGCCTGTGCGCAACATTAACGAGAGGTCCGAAGCCTGCTGCTTGGTGAAGCCGCCCGTAATCTCGCCGCTGTCGCGAATGGCGCCGTCGATCCCGGCAACTTCCTTCACCTTGTTATCCAGCACGATGGCCATCGAACCCGGCGTCGAGCTGCTCTTGCTGTGCGTGGAGGTGTACTTGTAGAAGCGGTCCCCGGCCTCTGTCGTCAGGGTGAAGTGAATGTTTGGCCGGCCGTTCTGGTCGGTGGAGGGCTGCGCGTCGCGGAAGTCCGTACCCTCGACCTCGCTGGTGCGCTTCAGCAGCCAGACCTGGTCAGGCATACCGGCAGACCCCGATCCGAGCATCAGCACGGAGTCCGGCGGAATGGCTCCGTTATTGGCCTGCAGCGCATCGGCATCGGTGCCGTAGGGGCCGCCCGAAACCGCATGGATCGACAGCTTGGCCGTCGATTGAATGACGTCTTCCACCTCGGCAGGATCCTTCACGCCCGGCAGCTCGACGAGAATCTCGTTCTCGCCCAGGCCGTACTTCTGAATCTGCGGCTCAGTCACGCCCAGCTTGTCGATGCGCGCGCGAATGGTGTCGATCGACGTATTGAGCGTCCGCGTGTACAGGTCGGAGATCGCCGACTGCTTCATCGTCAGCGTCGAGTTGCCCGCGGAGTTGGTGGCCACATCGTAGTTGGCGTAGTCGTTGCCCTGAATCACGCCACGCGCATCCCCCAGCTTATTCGGCGAAACTCCGCTGATCACGATGGTCTCGGGGTTCGCAGGATCGGTCTTGCCGACCGTTGCCCCGGTGATGCCGGCCTTCTGCAGGTCGGCTTCGAGCCGCGCGACGTCATGATCGGTCGTCGAGGTTAGAGCCTCGGAGACGTGCACTTGCAGCACAAGGTGGACGCCACCCTTAAGGTCGAGCCCTAGATTGATATGCCTCAGAATCGACTGCTTCAGGCCACCATGCGGTATGCCAAGGAAGCCGAAGACGAAGACCAACAGTATCCCTACGATGAATGCCGCCTTAGCGGTCAGATTCTTGCTCATGATCTTTATTGAAGGTGCGGCTGGCAGGGCCATGTTGCTGCTCCGCCATCGTCATCCTTGTTTCTTCCTCGTCCGTAAATTAACGGTTGAATCTCTGCCTGCTCAAACTGTGTATTTCCTGCGCGCATTCCAGCGCGCACCGGGTGCCCTGCAAATTCTATGCTGCCGGGGTGTCGGTCGTCACGGCGGCGACGGCCTGCTTGGCAAACTCCAGCTTCACTCCGTCAGGCTGCACGCGCAGAATAAGACCGTCATCCTTCACCGTGATGATGGTTCCCTTGATGCCGCCATTGGTGGTGACACGGTCGCCGGGCTTCAGCTCCGACAACATGTTCTGCCACTTTTTCTGCTTCCTCTGGTTCGGCACGATCATCAAAAAGTAAAGCGCGACAAAGAACAGGATCGGCAATGCCAGTCCGCCCAAATTGCCCAGCCCGAATCCACCTGCCGCACTCTGCAACCACATTGCCAGCATCAATAAAACTCCGTTCCACCGCTTAAAAATTGCAGCCTGCGCCGTTTGAGAACGTGCACAACCGAAGCGCTCATACCGACGCAGCTTCGCGATCAGGCCATAAAAGGGTGCCTAGCCCCTAAGCATCGCGTAACCGTCCGCCTCTGTCAAGGCGACGACGGCGCGAACACACATCAAGCCGTGCCAAATCCGGCTTGCCCTGCCAGCAGCCGCCGCGAAAGCTGCTCGATCGTCTGTCCCAGCGTCAATGCCGGAGCCTCGCACAGTCCGCTGTGCACAGGCGAGACCTGGATGATCGTGCTGCGCGGCGAGACCAGCCAGTGAAACCGCTCGCGCTGGCTCAACCGCGCAATCGGCCCAGCCGACGGATCACCCGCACAGATCTTAGGAATCGCCTCCAAGTGCTTGCGTACCAACTCGATATCGATCTCCGGCCACAACGCCTTCAGCCGCGCCTCATCCACCTGTACCCGCGCCTCAAGAAAGCGGTGTTCGAGGCAGAAGACAATGACGCCCGCATTGATAAACTCACCCCGCTCGACGCGCGGCACCACACGCACGACGGCGTAATCAAACGAGCTGGGCACGGGCACGGATCGCCTCCTCAACAAAATTCGATGAACCGTTCAGCCGTCGCGTGAAGAAGTCGAGATACACCGCCCGCTTCTCCGCCGCACTCAAATCCTTCGCCTCAGGCAGCAGCCAGGCCTCAGGAACATCCTCAAGAATCGCAGCGAAGACCTCTGCATTCAACAGCTTGTGCGCCGTGGCATCAGCCTCCGGCAACGTACTCGCCCAGGGCAGCAGAATATGTTGCTTCGCCTGTGCGAACGGATTCTCCGCCTTGTCCGCCATGCTCTTCCAGTCGTGATGAAAGTAGAGCGCTGCGCCATGGTCGATGAAGTAAAGCTCCCGATGCCAGCACAGCAGGTTCGCGTTGCGTGGCGTGCGATCCACATTGGCCACAAACGCGTCGAACCACACCGCAAGCGACGCCGTCTCCGCATCCGCAGTGTCTCCCGCTGCCGGATCGAACATCGACGACCCCGGCAGATAATCCAGCGCCAGGTTCAGCCCGACACTCGACCGCAGCAGATCGCGAATCTCCTGATCCGGCTCGTTCCGTCCCAGCGCGGCATCGACCTCCACCAGCACGAGCTCAGGAACGCGCAGCCCCAGCGCACGGCCAATCTCGCCGGCAACCAGCTCTGCCACCAGCGCCAGCGGGCCTTGTCCCGCGCCGCGAAACTTCAACACATACAGGCCCAGATCGTCCGCCTCGATAATCGCAGGCAGCGATCCGCCCTCGCGCAGCGCCGTAACGTACTGTGTCGCTCGAACCGTTCGAATCATTCCCTCACACAGTAGTGACTAAAATTACCGCCGACCAGCGGGAGGCCCAAGGCGAAGCCGGTACACACCCCACGAAGTGGGCGCCGCCCGCGCAGGGCGCACTCTCCTCACTTGGTCTTTGGCGCAGTCTGAAACTCCACCATCATCCAGCTCTTCAAAGCATCGATACTCTGCGTACGCCCCATAAAATCCTTCACCAGGACCGCAGCAGGTTTCGTCGCGCCCGGCTCCAGCACCGACCTGCGATAGCGCATCGCTGTAGGCCCATCGAGCAGGTTGCCCTTATCGAACTGCGCAAAGAAATCCACCGCAATCACCTTGTCGAGCACGTAGGTGTAGTAGTTCGATGCATATCCGGCCAGATGCGTGAAACTCGTGTACATGCGGTCGCCATCGACAAACGTGAACGGCGAAAACCGCTTCGTATCCTCCTGCAGCAGAGCGTCGAAGTCCACATCCCCCGGCTGACGATCATGCAACTGCAAGGCATAGTTGGAGTACAGCAACTGCCGCTGCACCCAGCGCCCGCGTCCATAGGCATCGGCAGCGTTCATACGTTCGAACAGGGGAGCTGGAATCGTCGCGCCGGTCTTATAGTCCTTGGCAAACGAAGAGATGATGGTCTTGTCGCGGAACATCTCCTCCAGCATCTGCGACGGAGCCTCGACAAAATCTCCCTCGACGTTGAAGCCGCCCTGACCCGACCAACGCCCCTGTCCACCAAGCACATGATGCATCAGGTGGCCAAACTCGTGGAAGAACGTCACCACCTCGCTGTACTCCATCAACCCCGGATCACCCGCCGTGCCACCGGAGAAGTTGCAGATCAGCGCACCCTCAGGAAGCTGCCGCCCGCGAATCCCCGGTACCAGCGGAGCGCTCGAGAACCACTTGTCCTTGCCCTCGCGCGGGTGCATGTCGAGATAAATCCTGCCCAGCTTCTTCCCTGCGCCCGGCTTCGCAGCGTCGAAGACATCGAAGACCGCCACCGAGGCGTCCCACGTCTTCGCGTCCGTCACCGGCCTGAACTCGACATGGAACAGCCGCGCCGCCGTCTTCAAAATCCCCGCCTGCACCTCGTCGTAGGGGAAGTAAGGCCGCACGCTCTGCGCATCGAAGTCATACTTCGCACGCCGATACTGCTCCGACCAGTAGCCCGCATCCGCATCCGAGATGCTGGTCAGCCCCGGCTGCTGCTTCTGCGCAAACTCCAGGAGCAACGAATACTCCCGCTTGCCGATGTCCCGAGAAGCATCGTCCACCTGGTTCAGAAATACCTTCAGATTACTCGCCGAGCCGATCATCTGGTCCGCCGTCGCCAGATCCGCATAGGTGGCATAACCCAGCGTGGTCGCCAGCTCCTGCCGCGCCTCCAGAATGTCCTTCAACACCGCAACGTTCTTCGGATAAGCCCGCTCGGTATAAGCAAGGAACATGCGCTTGCGCAGGTCGGCGTCTTTGGCAAAGCTCATCACCGGTGTGCTGTCCGGCGAATCCGTCGTCAGCGTATACGATCCATCAGCACCGGGCTTGTGCCGCGCAATATAGTCGGCGGGCAGCCCATCGAGCTGCGCCTTCGTCGCCGTTACCTTGCGCACATCGTCGGCGATGTTTCTGCCGAAGACCAGCGTCGTCTGCGTAATACGGTCCTGCAACTGGCGAATCTTCGCTCGCGTGGCATCGTCCTTGTCCACACCCGAGAGGCGATACTCCAGCAGTGTCCGCTCCAGATAGTGCTTCGTCGCCGGATCATTCGCAGGCAGCGGCACCGCAACCAGCGCCTGATAGACCTTCTGGTTCAAACTCAGGTCTGTCCCCGCAGTGGAGACGATCGCGACCATCGCCTGCCCCTTGTTGCGCAGGTCCGCCGAATCGCCCACCGCAAACATCAGGTATGCCTCGTTGCCCGCGATCGCCAACTCATTCTGCGCGTCGTCGAAGGGCAGCAGCGTGTTCTCCACCGTGTGCGCTCCCTCGACCGAGGTCACCTTATCGATATCGGCCTGCGCCGCCGCCAGCCGCTGATGCACCCACGCATCGAGCGACGCCGGATCGCTACCTGCATTCCATGCATGAAGCGGGTCCGCGGCCTGCGCTGGCGCTGCACTCGAGAGCGCCACGATCAGCGCCCCCGCTCCGGCGATCCACAGACCACCACGAACGAATTGATTACGTCGCGACAGGAAATCAATGGCCACATAAGCCTCCTCATGTAAAAAGGTTGGAGCTGCAAATACTTTCGTTCCGCGAGTATATCGCCGCGAAGCAGCCGAAAAGGAATTAACCGATGGCTATCCACGAAGACCTCGCTATCATCGTCCGGCAGGAAGCCGACCTTGTCTTTCCCGCCTTCGATGCAGAGACCGCATGGCGGCTTGGCCTCTCCCTGCGCGAGCTCGCCGTCACTCGCGGCCACTCCATCGTCATCGACATCCGCCGCTTCGGTCAGCCTTACCAGCCGCTCTTCTACACCGCGCTCACCGGCACCACGCCCGACAACGCCCGTTGGGTCCAGCGCAAATCCAACGTCGTCGCCCGCTTCCACCGCAGCTCCTACCAGCTCGGCCTCTACCTCAAGCACAACAACACCACGCTCGCCGAAAAATACTCGCTGTCCGACGCCGACTACGCCACCCACGGCGGTAGCTTCCCGATCCACGTCGCCGGAGCAGGCATCATCGGCTCGGTCACCGTCTCCGGCCTGCCGCAACGAGAAGACCACAACCTCGTCGTCGAAGCCCTCTGCCTCGAACTCGATCACGACCACGCCACCCTGCGCCTGCCGCCCGAGTGAAAACTTAGCCCCAATTTAGAGATAACGTGCCCCAATAAAAGCACGTCATCTCGAACGGAGCGAAGCGGAGTGGAGAGACCCCTGTATTTCGTCCTTTATCTCTACCCAAAATCCTCCAGCGCCCGCAGCCCCGCCAAATGTCCACACATCCCATGCACTCCACCCCCCGGCGGCGTCGAAGCCGAGCACAGATACAACCCCTTCGTTCCCGTCCGATACGCCGACAGCGAAGGCCGCACCACCATCTGCCCCAGCGTCATCGCCCCGCCGCCAATATCGCCGCCGATCAAATTTGCATCCCACTCCTCCAGCGCCTGCGTCCCCATCGCATGCCGAGCCAGCACGCACTCGCGAAACCCCGGCGCAAACCGTTCCACCTGCGCCTCAATCGCCTCCAGCGCCGAACCCTTCCACCCATTCGGCACATGGCAATAGGCCCACGCCGTGTGTTTACCCACAGGCGCGCGTGTCGCATCGAACAAACTCGGCTGCACCACCAGCACAAAGGGCCGCGCCGCAGCCTCACCGCGCCACGGAGCACGCTCAGCAGCCGCAATCTCCTCCATCGTCCCGCCCACATGCACCGTAGCCGCTCGCAGACACTCCTTCGCCCGCCACGGAATCGGCTCACTCAGCGCCCAATCCATCTTGAACGCACCCGGCCCATAGGCAAACCGCTCCATCTTCTCCGCATACTCGTGCGACAGCCGCTCCCCGGCGATCTGCCGCAACTGCCGCGGCGAAACATCGCACAGGATCGCATCCGCATCTCCCAACTCGCGCAGATCCGAAATCCGCACTCCAGTCCGAATCTCTCCGCCCAAACTCACAAGATAAGCCGCCAGCGCATCCGACAATGCCTGCGCTCCACCCTCCACAATTGGCCACCCCACCGCATGAGCTGCCACCGCCAGCACCAATCCCACCGCCGAACTCGCTACACTCTCCAGCGGCCTCACCGAATGTGCAGCGCATCCCGCAAACAAAGCTCGCGCCCGCTCGCCCCGAAACAGCATCTTACCGAGCGCCGTTGCAGGCAGCATTGCAAACAACCCAAATCGTCCCAGCAATAAAGGATGTCGCGGCACATGCAACACCGGCCCAAGAATCTCGCCGCACAACTCCGGCCAGCCTTCGACCAGCGGCCCCATCAGCCGCCGCCAAGTATCGCCATCCACCCCAATCCCGGCCGCCGTGGCCTCAACGCTATGCTCCAGCATCACCGCCGAGCCATCATCCAAAGGATGCGCCATCGCCGCCGCAGGCTCAATCCAACGCAGCCCGAACTGCTCCAGCGGAAGCTCTCGAAAGAACGGCGAAGCCACGCCCAGCGGATAGACCGAAGACCCCACATCATGCCGAAACCCGGGCAGCGTCAGCTCCGCCGTCCGCGCCGCGCCACCTACCGTCTCCGCAGCCTCAAAAAGAGTCGTAGCCACCCCGGCCCGGGCCAGAGTAATCGCCGCGCTCAAACCATTCGGCCCCGCCCCGACAATTGCCGCCCGCCTCATCAAGCCGAGCATAGCGCAAACCGCCGCCCGTCTGCTCGCACGATCGCCTAGCTATTGCCTTGGCTGTTGCTTATCCTTTGCTTGTCATCCTTCCGCGAAGCGGGAGGATCTGCTGTTACCGTTGCCTGTTTTTAAAT
It encodes:
- a CDS encoding heme-degrading domain-containing protein, whose translation is MAIHEDLAIIVRQEADLVFPAFDAETAWRLGLSLRELAVTRGHSIVIDIRRFGQPYQPLFYTALTGTTPDNARWVQRKSNVVARFHRSSYQLGLYLKHNNTTLAEKYSLSDADYATHGGSFPIHVAGAGIIGSVTVSGLPQREDHNLVVEALCLELDHDHATLRLPPE
- a CDS encoding NAD(P)/FAD-dependent oxidoreductase, coding for MLGLMRRAAIVGAGPNGLSAAITLARAGVATTLFEAAETVGGAARTAELTLPGFRHDVGSSVYPLGVASPFFRELPLEQFGLRWIEPAAAMAHPLDDGSAVMLEHSVEATAAGIGVDGDTWRRLMGPLVEGWPELCGEILGPVLHVPRHPLLLGRFGLFAMLPATALGKMLFRGERARALFAGCAAHSVRPLESVASSAVGLVLAVAAHAVGWPIVEGGAQALSDALAAYLVSLGGEIRTGVRISDLRELGDADAILCDVSPRQLRQIAGERLSHEYAEKMERFAYGPGAFKMDWALSEPIPWRAKECLRAATVHVGGTMEEIAAAERAPWRGEAAARPFVLVVQPSLFDATRAPVGKHTAWAYCHVPNGWKGSALEAIEAQVERFAPGFRECVLARHAMGTQALEEWDANLIGGDIGGGAMTLGQMVVRPSLSAYRTGTKGLYLCSASTPPGGGVHGMCGHLAGLRALEDFG